The Roseovarius indicus genome has a segment encoding these proteins:
- the lepA gene encoding translation elongation factor 4, with protein sequence MTPLSHIRNFSIVAHIDHGKSTLADRLIQMTDTVAERDMKEQLLDSMDIERERGITIKANTVRIDYTADNGEQYVLNLIDTPGHVDFAYEVSRSMRAVEGSLLVVDSTQGVEAQTLANVYQAIDADHELIPVLNKIDLPASDIDRVAEQIEDVIGIDASGAIPVSAKTGQGIREVLEAIIRDLPPPKGDRDAPLKAMLVDSKYDLYLGVVVLVRIMDGVMKKGDRIKMMQTGAVYNVERIGVFRPAMTVVDELGPGEIGFITASIKQVRDTRVGDTITTEKKGCEKPLPGFNPSVPVVFCGLFPVDSAEFEDLRDAIEKLALNDASFSYEMESSAALGFGFRCGFLGLLHLEVVRDRIEREYDIELITTAPSVIYHVYMKDGTQIDLHNPADMPDMTHVDHVEEPRIKATILVPDEFLGDVLKLCQDRRGIQLDLTYVGGRAMAVYDLPLNEVVFDFYDRLKSVTKGYASFDYQLEGYRTDNLVKMQVLVNDEPVDALSMMVHRDRAEMRGRAMCEKLKDLIPRHMFKIPIQAAIGGKVIARETLSALRKDVTAKCYGGDITRKKKLLEKQKAGKKKMRQFGKVEIPQEAFISALKMDG encoded by the coding sequence ATGACACCGCTCTCGCACATCCGCAATTTCTCTATCGTGGCGCATATCGACCACGGGAAATCCACGCTGGCCGACCGCCTGATCCAGATGACGGATACGGTGGCCGAACGCGACATGAAGGAGCAGTTACTCGACTCGATGGATATCGAGCGGGAACGCGGCATCACCATCAAGGCCAACACGGTTCGCATCGACTATACCGCCGACAATGGCGAGCAATACGTGCTCAACCTGATCGACACGCCCGGCCACGTGGACTTTGCTTACGAGGTGTCGCGGAGCATGCGTGCGGTCGAGGGCTCGCTTCTGGTGGTGGACAGTACCCAAGGGGTTGAGGCGCAGACGCTGGCGAACGTGTACCAGGCGATCGACGCCGATCACGAGTTGATCCCGGTGCTGAACAAGATCGACCTGCCGGCGAGCGATATCGACCGGGTGGCCGAGCAGATCGAGGACGTGATCGGGATCGACGCGTCGGGGGCCATTCCGGTGTCGGCCAAGACCGGGCAGGGCATCCGTGAGGTGCTGGAGGCGATCATCCGCGATCTGCCGCCGCCCAAGGGCGACCGGGACGCGCCGCTCAAGGCGATGCTGGTCGACAGTAAATACGACCTTTACTTGGGCGTCGTCGTTCTGGTGCGGATCATGGACGGCGTCATGAAGAAGGGCGACCGGATCAAGATGATGCAGACCGGCGCCGTCTACAACGTTGAACGGATCGGCGTTTTCCGCCCGGCGATGACCGTGGTCGACGAGTTGGGCCCGGGCGAGATCGGGTTCATCACCGCGTCGATCAAGCAGGTGCGCGACACGCGGGTGGGCGACACGATCACGACCGAGAAGAAGGGCTGCGAGAAGCCGCTGCCGGGCTTCAACCCGTCGGTGCCGGTGGTTTTTTGTGGCCTCTTCCCGGTGGATTCGGCCGAGTTCGAGGATCTGCGGGATGCGATCGAGAAGCTGGCGCTGAACGATGCGTCGTTCAGCTACGAGATGGAAAGCTCGGCCGCTTTGGGCTTCGGGTTCCGCTGCGGGTTCCTCGGGCTTTTGCACCTCGAAGTGGTGCGCGACCGGATCGAGCGCGAATACGATATCGAGCTGATCACCACGGCGCCGTCGGTGATCTACCACGTCTATATGAAGGACGGCACGCAGATCGACCTGCACAACCCGGCCGACATGCCGGACATGACCCATGTCGACCACGTCGAGGAGCCGCGCATCAAGGCGACGATCCTGGTGCCGGACGAGTTTCTGGGCGACGTGCTGAAGCTTTGCCAGGACCGCCGGGGCATCCAGCTTGACCTGACTTACGTTGGCGGCCGGGCGATGGCGGTCTACGACCTGCCGCTCAACGAGGTGGTCTTCGACTTCTATGACCGGCTGAAATCGGTGACGAAGGGTTATGCCTCTTTCGATTACCAACTCGAGGGGTATCGCACCGACAACCTCGTGAAGATGCAGGTGCTGGTGAATGACGAGCCGGTCGACGCGCTGTCGATGATGGTGCACCGCGACCGGGCCGAGATGCGCGGGCGGGCGATGTGCGAAAAGCTCAAGGATCTGATCCCGCGCCACATGTTCAAGATCCCGATCCAGGCGGCGATCGGCGGCAAGGTGATTGCCCGCGAAACGCTGTCGGCGCTGCGCAAGGACGTGACGGCCAAGTGTTACGGCGGCGACATCACCCGGAAGAAGAAGCTGCTGGAAAAGCAGAAGGCCGGGAAGAAGAAGATGCGCCAGTTCGGCAAGGTCGAGATTCCGCAGGAAGCGTTCATCTCGGCGCTGAAAATGGACGGCTGA
- a CDS encoding DUF2177 family protein — translation MHALWLYLVTAVIFFGLDFLGLRYLVKPVFERHAGELLAESVRIGPAFAFYAAYVAGLVYLVSLPALRAGQPGMALLNGAVVGALAYGTYEFTNLATLKHWSWQMVATDLAWGTALTAVSAWAGVLAVSRLS, via the coding sequence ATGCACGCCCTCTGGCTCTATCTCGTCACCGCCGTGATTTTCTTCGGGCTCGATTTCCTCGGCCTGCGCTACCTCGTGAAACCCGTCTTCGAACGCCACGCGGGTGAGCTTCTGGCCGAAAGCGTGCGCATCGGCCCCGCCTTCGCCTTCTACGCGGCCTATGTCGCGGGGCTTGTCTACCTTGTCTCTCTCCCCGCCCTGCGCGCGGGCCAGCCGGGCATGGCCCTGCTCAACGGCGCGGTCGTGGGGGCGCTGGCTTATGGCACCTACGAATTCACCAACCTCGCCACGCTCAAGCACTGGTCGTGGCAGATGGTGGCGACCGATCTCGCCTGGGGCACCGCGCTGACGGCGGTCTCGGCCTGGGCGGGCGTCTTGGCGGTCAGCCGCCTGTCGTGA
- a CDS encoding acylphosphatase: protein MSDTKAIHARIEGRVQGVSFRAWTQIEAKTRGLTGWVRNEADGAVTTLMAGPVASVDEMLRELNHGPPAAVVRSVEVSEADWQGGNGFEILR, encoded by the coding sequence ATGTCTGACACGAAAGCCATTCACGCCCGGATCGAAGGCCGGGTGCAGGGGGTCTCGTTCCGCGCCTGGACGCAGATCGAGGCCAAGACGCGGGGCCTGACCGGCTGGGTCAGGAACGAGGCCGACGGGGCGGTGACCACGCTGATGGCAGGCCCCGTGGCCTCTGTCGACGAGATGCTGCGCGAACTGAACCACGGCCCCCCGGCGGCGGTCGTCCGCTCGGTCGAGGTCAGCGAGGCCGACTGGCAGGGTGGAAACGGGTTCGAGATCCTGCGCTGA
- a CDS encoding LysR family transcriptional regulator, whose translation MNWAAISFDWNQIRAFWATAEEGSFSAAARALGQTQPTLGRQVAALEADLGVTLFERAGRSLMPTKAGLDLLEHCREMGAAAQRISLTASGASQAVEGQVRITATDIMCLHVLPPAVAQIRRVAPGIEVDLVAANDIRDLLRREADIAVRHVRPEQADLTARLVQEATARPYAATSYLEARGRPRSPADMASHDFVSFGNADEMIAFLAPMGIPITAANMRVGSESGVVAWELVRQGFGIAIMADDVAQGVPGLEPLLPEMEPIRFPVWLVSHRELHTSRRIRLVYDLLAEFFAGLGRGER comes from the coding sequence ATGAATTGGGCGGCGATCTCATTTGACTGGAACCAGATCCGGGCCTTCTGGGCGACGGCCGAGGAGGGGTCGTTCTCGGCCGCGGCGCGGGCTTTGGGTCAGACCCAACCGACCTTGGGCCGGCAGGTTGCGGCGCTGGAGGCGGACCTGGGGGTGACGCTGTTCGAACGGGCGGGCCGGTCGCTGATGCCGACCAAGGCGGGGCTGGATCTGTTGGAACATTGCCGAGAGATGGGGGCGGCGGCGCAGCGGATTTCGCTGACCGCGTCGGGCGCGTCGCAGGCGGTGGAGGGGCAGGTGCGGATCACCGCGACCGATATCATGTGCCTGCACGTGCTGCCCCCGGCGGTGGCACAGATCAGGAGGGTGGCGCCGGGGATCGAGGTGGATCTCGTGGCCGCGAACGACATTCGCGACCTGCTCCGCCGGGAGGCGGATATCGCCGTGCGGCACGTGCGCCCCGAGCAGGCGGACCTGACCGCGCGGCTGGTGCAGGAGGCGACAGCGCGGCCTTATGCGGCGACAAGCTATCTGGAGGCACGGGGCCGGCCGCGCAGCCCGGCGGACATGGCCTCGCATGATTTCGTGAGTTTCGGCAACGCGGACGAGATGATCGCCTTCCTTGCGCCTATGGGAATACCGATAACGGCGGCGAATATGCGGGTCGGCTCGGAAAGCGGGGTCGTGGCGTGGGAACTGGTGCGGCAGGGCTTCGGCATCGCGATCATGGCGGATGACGTCGCACAGGGTGTGCCCGGGCTGGAGCCGCTTTTGCCGGAGATGGAGCCCATCCGGTTTCCGGTCTGGCTGGTGAGCCACCGGGAGTTGCACACGTCACGGCGGATCAGGCTGGTCTATGACCTGCTGGCGGAGTTCTTTGCGGGTTTGGGGCGGGGTGAGCGGTAG
- a CDS encoding class I SAM-dependent methyltransferase translates to MIGSKPFWDKQAARYAKSPIADEGAYAETLGRVRSYLRPADRVLELGCGTGTTALKLADAVAHVTASDISGEMVRIGRDKARQQGVTNVDFVAAEPGDPVLQKGGPYDVVMAFNLLHLIEDMPAVLREMAELVRPGGLFISKTFCRPGPGEANFEYRMTRLALPLMQLVGKAPHVAFMPVQTLESEIEAAGLKIIETGNYPARPPRRFIVARKPE, encoded by the coding sequence ATGATCGGATCGAAACCCTTCTGGGACAAGCAGGCCGCGCGCTATGCCAAAAGCCCCATCGCCGACGAAGGCGCCTATGCCGAAACGCTCGGCCGGGTGCGCAGCTACCTGCGCCCCGCCGACCGGGTGCTGGAGCTGGGCTGCGGCACGGGCACCACGGCGCTGAAACTGGCTGACGCGGTAGCTCATGTCACCGCCAGCGACATCTCGGGCGAAATGGTCCGCATCGGGCGCGACAAGGCCAGGCAGCAAGGCGTCACGAACGTTGATTTCGTCGCGGCAGAACCAGGCGATCCTGTGTTGCAAAAGGGCGGCCCCTACGACGTGGTGATGGCCTTCAACCTGCTCCACCTGATCGAGGACATGCCCGCCGTCTTGCGCGAGATGGCGGAACTGGTCCGCCCCGGCGGCCTCTTCATCTCCAAGACCTTCTGCCGCCCCGGCCCGGGCGAGGCGAATTTCGAATACCGGATGACCCGCCTCGCCCTGCCCCTCATGCAACTGGTGGGCAAGGCGCCCCACGTGGCCTTCATGCCCGTCCAGACCCTCGAATCCGAGATCGAGGCGGCCGGCCTGAAGATCATCGAAACCGGCAATTACCCAGCCCGCCCGCCCCGCCGCTTCATCGTGGCCCGCAAACCCGAGTAA
- a CDS encoding Lrp/AsnC family transcriptional regulator, whose translation MDKTDRQIIAALQRDGRQKLADLSERVGLSPTPLARRIARLERDGVIAGYSARIDQDKLGLPLNVFIFVELEKQTRDAITAFERDLRRFEEVMECYLMTGTRDILLRVVAADLAAFDRFLEDGLMQTGNIRSMRSSFALRTMIRREALPQG comes from the coding sequence ATGGACAAGACGGATCGCCAGATCATTGCCGCATTGCAACGGGACGGGCGGCAGAAGCTGGCCGACCTGTCCGAGCGGGTCGGCCTTTCGCCCACACCTTTGGCGCGGCGCATCGCGCGGCTTGAGCGGGATGGCGTGATCGCGGGCTATTCGGCGCGGATCGACCAGGACAAGCTGGGCCTACCGCTCAATGTGTTCATCTTCGTGGAACTGGAGAAACAGACACGCGACGCCATCACCGCCTTCGAGCGCGATCTGCGGCGGTTCGAGGAGGTGATGGAGTGCTACCTGATGACGGGCACGCGCGACATCCTGCTTCGGGTCGTCGCGGCCGATCTGGCGGCGTTCGACCGGTTTCTCGAAGACGGGCTGATGCAGACCGGGAACATCCGGTCGATGCGGTCGAGCTTTGCGCTGCGCACGATGATACGGCGGGAAGCGCTGCCGCAGGGCTGA
- a CDS encoding Glu/Leu/Phe/Val family dehydrogenase, whose product MLTRLSSDTHEDVYRVEDPASGLRGFIALHSTARGPAAGGLRMRVYDSDEAALRDVLNLSEGMSYKNAAADLPLGGGKAVIMGDPAKDKSPQLLRAMGRAVEQLDGRYWTAEDMGMTPEDMAIMAGVTRFVAGRDDGAHASGDPSPVTAQGVLGAMKVGAARVFGTRDLSGKTVAVQGLGHVGWHLCRLLHDAGARLIVADMDPARTAATARDFNTAVGDPRTIHAADADIFAPCAIGGILNAETIPQIRAKMVAGAANNQLATDADADLLHARGILYLPDYVANGGGIINVSAEILHIEDPAPWVEDKLKAIETTVERILARAEGENASPAHLADRIVENRMLATKAG is encoded by the coding sequence ATGCTCACACGCCTTTCATCCGACACGCACGAAGACGTCTATCGCGTCGAGGATCCCGCAAGCGGTCTTCGGGGCTTCATCGCGCTCCATTCCACCGCCCGCGGCCCGGCCGCCGGCGGCCTGAGGATGCGCGTCTATGACAGCGACGAGGCAGCGCTCCGCGACGTGCTCAATCTTTCGGAAGGCATGAGCTACAAGAACGCCGCGGCCGACCTGCCGCTGGGCGGCGGCAAGGCGGTCATCATGGGCGACCCGGCCAAGGACAAGTCTCCGCAACTCCTGCGCGCCATGGGCCGCGCGGTCGAACAGCTCGACGGCCGCTACTGGACAGCCGAAGACATGGGGATGACACCCGAGGACATGGCGATCATGGCGGGCGTCACCCGCTTCGTCGCCGGCCGCGACGATGGCGCCCACGCCAGCGGCGACCCCTCTCCGGTCACGGCGCAGGGCGTACTCGGTGCCATGAAAGTCGGCGCCGCCCGGGTCTTCGGCACCCGCGACCTGTCTGGCAAGACCGTCGCCGTCCAAGGGCTCGGCCATGTCGGCTGGCACCTCTGCCGCCTGCTGCATGACGCCGGCGCCAGGCTCATCGTCGCCGACATGGATCCGGCCCGCACTGCCGCCACCGCCCGCGACTTCAATACCGCCGTGGGCGACCCGCGTACCATCCATGCGGCCGATGCCGACATCTTCGCCCCCTGCGCCATCGGCGGCATCCTCAACGCCGAGACCATCCCGCAGATCCGCGCCAAAATGGTGGCCGGGGCCGCCAACAACCAGCTCGCCACCGACGCCGATGCCGACCTCCTGCACGCCCGTGGCATCCTCTACCTGCCCGACTATGTCGCCAACGGCGGCGGCATCATCAACGTCTCGGCGGAAATCCTGCACATCGAGGACCCCGCGCCGTGGGTCGAGGACAAGCTGAAGGCCATCGAAACCACGGTCGAGCGCATCCTCGCCCGGGCCGAGGGCGAAAACGCCAGCCCCGCCCACCTTGCCGACCGCATCGTCGAGAACCGGATGCTCGCCACCAAGGCCGGCTGA
- a CDS encoding class I SAM-dependent methyltransferase, whose amino-acid sequence MSGFFDFLKALPPYDDNANTVHRLDQRHRLIIDPFQPQIAGARVLDIAAHDGRWSYALAHAGAEEVVGVEARADLVARFAKFPDTPYKPRVKLHCNDLFAEIETRIAAGETFDVVAVYGIFYHIMDHFRLLSLIRKLGPQLIIIDSEFIKADNAMVQVLKEEVSNPLNAVTDVEGQAHTVVGVPSRRATEFMAEALGMELTWVDHALLLGDDRTGMKDYFREGRKIRLTCALTPAGA is encoded by the coding sequence ATGAGCGGTTTTTTCGATTTCCTCAAAGCTCTGCCGCCCTATGACGACAACGCCAACACCGTGCACCGACTGGATCAGCGCCATCGCCTGATCATCGACCCGTTCCAACCCCAGATCGCGGGCGCCCGCGTGCTCGATATCGCCGCCCATGACGGGCGCTGGTCCTACGCGCTGGCGCATGCCGGCGCGGAAGAAGTGGTGGGCGTCGAGGCCCGCGCCGACCTTGTCGCCCGCTTCGCGAAATTCCCCGACACACCCTACAAGCCGCGCGTCAAGCTTCACTGCAACGACCTCTTCGCCGAGATCGAGACACGCATCGCGGCGGGTGAGACCTTCGACGTGGTCGCCGTCTACGGCATCTTCTACCACATCATGGATCACTTCCGCCTGCTGTCGCTCATCCGCAAGCTCGGGCCGCAGTTGATCATCATCGACAGCGAGTTCATCAAGGCCGACAACGCCATGGTGCAGGTACTCAAGGAAGAGGTGTCGAACCCTCTGAACGCCGTCACCGATGTCGAGGGCCAGGCTCACACGGTCGTGGGCGTGCCAAGCCGCCGCGCCACCGAATTCATGGCCGAGGCCCTGGGAATGGAGCTGACCTGGGTCGATCACGCCCTACTGCTGGGCGATGACCGCACGGGCATGAAGGATTACTTCCGCGAGGGCCGCAAGATCCGCCTGACCTGCGCCCTCACCCCCGCCGGCGCCTGA
- a CDS encoding ABC transporter permease yields the protein MGSRRFGRVNWMGLYTLCTREIQRFMSVWTQTVLAPLVTAGLFMMIFSIAIGPRRGEVMGVDFTTFIAPGILMMTVIQNAFANTSSSIVIGKVQGNIVDTLMPPLSPAEMVIGYLAGAVGRGTFVALSIGLGLLLFLGIVPQHPLWALTFVVLGSALLGAMGMVAGIFANKFDQMAAITNFIVTPLAFLSGTFYSVEALPPGLREITHANPVFYLIDGVRYGVIGVSDSSPVLGLAIAVSATFAVSALAWMMFSRGYRLKA from the coding sequence ATGGGGAGCCGCCGGTTCGGGCGGGTCAACTGGATGGGCCTCTATACGCTATGCACCCGCGAGATACAGCGGTTCATGTCGGTCTGGACCCAGACGGTGCTGGCGCCGCTGGTGACGGCGGGGCTGTTCATGATGATCTTCTCGATCGCGATCGGCCCGCGCCGGGGCGAGGTGATGGGCGTGGATTTCACCACGTTCATCGCGCCGGGGATCCTGATGATGACGGTGATCCAGAACGCGTTCGCCAATACGTCGTCGTCGATCGTGATCGGCAAGGTGCAGGGGAATATCGTGGATACGCTGATGCCGCCGCTGAGCCCCGCGGAGATGGTGATCGGCTACCTTGCCGGGGCCGTGGGGCGGGGCACGTTCGTGGCGCTGTCGATCGGGCTGGGGCTGCTGTTATTCCTCGGGATCGTGCCGCAGCATCCGCTTTGGGCGCTGACCTTCGTGGTGCTGGGCTCGGCCCTTTTGGGGGCGATGGGCATGGTGGCGGGGATTTTCGCCAACAAGTTCGACCAGATGGCGGCGATCACCAATTTCATCGTCACGCCGCTCGCCTTCCTGTCGGGCACGTTCTATTCGGTCGAGGCGCTGCCGCCGGGCCTGCGCGAGATCACCCATGCCAACCCGGTCTTCTACCTGATCGACGGGGTGCGGTACGGCGTTATCGGGGTCTCGGACAGCTCGCCCGTGCTGGGGCTTGCGATTGCGGTGTCGGCGACCTTCGCCGTCTCGGCACTGGCGTGGATGATGTTCTCGCGGGGCTATCGCCTGAAGGCGTAA
- a CDS encoding GcrA family cell cycle regulator: protein MSWSDERVEKLKKMWAEGQSASQIAKELGGVTRNAVIGKVHRLGLSNRNGSGGGTTTEAAPKPKPAAAKPRGKAKPAAKPAPKPEPKPELAEEETVEAASPPASRAKAIIPAGQPLPPQPSANEIDPEALAKVSEVEKKAKKLTLMELTERTCKWPVGDPATEDFWFCGLPVQSGKPYCEAHVGVAFQPMSSRRDRKR from the coding sequence ATGTCCTGGAGCGACGAGCGTGTCGAGAAGCTGAAGAAAATGTGGGCCGAAGGCCAGTCTGCCAGCCAGATCGCCAAGGAACTGGGCGGCGTGACGCGCAATGCCGTGATTGGCAAGGTGCACCGGCTCGGCCTGTCGAACCGCAACGGCTCGGGCGGCGGCACCACGACCGAGGCGGCCCCGAAGCCGAAACCGGCCGCGGCCAAACCGCGCGGCAAGGCCAAACCTGCCGCCAAGCCGGCGCCCAAGCCCGAACCCAAACCCGAGCTCGCCGAAGAGGAAACGGTCGAGGCCGCATCGCCGCCCGCCAGCCGGGCCAAGGCGATCATCCCCGCCGGCCAGCCCCTGCCGCCGCAGCCCTCGGCCAACGAGATCGACCCCGAGGCGCTGGCCAAGGTCAGCGAAGTCGAGAAGAAGGCCAAGAAGCTGACGCTGATGGAATTGACCGAGCGCACCTGCAAATGGCCCGTCGGCGACCCGGCAACCGAGGATTTCTGGTTCTGCGGCCTGCCCGTGCAATCCGGCAAACCCTATTGCGAGGCCCATGTCGGCGTGGCCTTCCAACCGATGAGCTCGCGCCGCGACCGTAAAAGGTAA
- a CDS encoding MBL fold metallo-hydrolase, with amino-acid sequence MIRIALLLTCLASAAVAQERQPSHCIAVADATPGVEFVHRAAYTDPVPEESVRLRYITHASFLLQTEGGLSAVTDFTGFLGNVDFIPDVVTMNHAHSTHWTAHPDPAIPNVLPGWGEEFGAGIDHYVDLGEMVIRNVSTDIRSAWGEGVEPEGNSIFVFEAAGLCIGHLGHLHHEPTDEQYIAIGRMDVVMVAVDGGLTLDLPAVFRVMNRLKASIVIPMHWFGDGTLGAFLDGMRERFDVVLTEGSELTVSLERLPAQPTVMVLRPAYLREGE; translated from the coding sequence ATGATCCGTATTGCGTTGTTACTGACCTGTCTCGCTTCTGCCGCCGTGGCGCAGGAGCGCCAGCCGAGCCATTGCATTGCGGTGGCCGATGCGACGCCCGGCGTCGAGTTTGTCCACCGGGCTGCCTATACCGACCCGGTGCCGGAAGAGTCGGTCAGGCTGCGATATATAACGCATGCGAGCTTTCTTTTGCAGACCGAGGGCGGGCTGTCGGCGGTGACGGATTTCACCGGGTTCCTGGGGAATGTCGATTTCATCCCCGACGTGGTGACCATGAACCATGCGCACAGCACCCATTGGACGGCGCATCCAGATCCGGCCATTCCCAATGTGCTGCCTGGGTGGGGCGAAGAGTTCGGCGCCGGGATCGACCATTATGTCGACCTGGGCGAGATGGTGATCCGCAATGTCTCGACCGATATCCGCTCGGCCTGGGGCGAGGGGGTGGAGCCGGAAGGGAACTCGATTTTCGTTTTCGAGGCGGCCGGCCTGTGTATCGGGCACCTCGGTCACCTGCATCACGAGCCGACGGACGAGCAATACATCGCCATCGGGCGTATGGACGTGGTGATGGTGGCGGTGGACGGGGGGCTGACGCTGGACCTTCCGGCGGTCTTTCGGGTAATGAACCGGCTGAAGGCGTCGATCGTCATTCCGATGCACTGGTTCGGGGACGGGACGCTGGGCGCCTTTCTTGACGGGATGCGGGAGCGGTTCGACGTGGTGCTGACCGAAGGGAGCGAATTGACCGTGTCGCTGGAGCGGTTGCCAGCGCAGCCGACGGTGATGGTGTTGCGACCGGCTTACTTGCGGGAGGGCGAATGA
- a CDS encoding YHS domain-containing (seleno)protein, which yields MTSDLLKNTLHWAGTLTLASVATFTFATWALAADEYNVNNGLTLTGNPLGLHGFDAVAMFEGDGPAIGDAVHTSEHDGVDYYFTDADAKAKFDAAPGDYLPQFGGFCAFGVYVGKKLDGDVRYADIVDGKLYLFVNAAIFEKYLEDKDAVIAGAEEKWPGIRATPIEEL from the coding sequence ATGACTTCCGACCTTCTGAAAAACACCCTGCACTGGGCCGGCACGCTGACCCTGGCCTCGGTCGCCACCTTCACCTTTGCCACCTGGGCGCTGGCCGCGGATGAGTACAACGTCAACAACGGCCTGACGCTGACCGGCAATCCGCTGGGCCTGCATGGCTTCGACGCCGTTGCGATGTTCGAGGGGGATGGCCCGGCCATCGGCGATGCCGTCCATACCTCGGAACATGACGGGGTGGATTACTATTTCACCGATGCCGACGCCAAGGCCAAGTTCGACGCGGCGCCGGGGGATTACCTGCCGCAATTCGGGGGCTTCTGTGCCTTTGGCGTCTATGTCGGCAAGAAGCTCGACGGGGATGTGCGCTATGCCGATATCGTGGACGGGAAGCTGTACCTGTTCGTGAATGCGGCGATCTTCGAGAAGTATCTCGAGGACAAGGACGCGGTGATCGCCGGGGCCGAGGAGAAATGGCCGGGCATTCGTGCGACGCCGATCGAAGAGCTCTGA
- a CDS encoding cysteine hydrolase, translating to MTQKHDHDHDCGCGITPDYVDHARRRVLAGAAGAAVAGAAALAGQGAAAATEAARAAYADPETPGLPQIDMEIDLKRTALVVTDPQVDFLSEEGVTWGVVGESVTEQGTVDNIERLFIAAKAAGMPVFISPHYYYPHDYKWQFEGTLEATMHGIGMFDRPGPLDLTGFHGSGADWMPQYKPYIEDGETVICSPHKVYSPAQNDLNLQLRKRGVDKVILAGMSANLCTQAHLYELLELGFEVAVVRDATAGAKVPEGDGYLAAIINFRMVANGVWWTDDAVTRIGRAV from the coding sequence ATGACACAGAAACACGATCACGACCATGACTGTGGCTGCGGCATCACGCCGGACTACGTGGACCACGCCCGCCGCCGGGTACTGGCGGGGGCTGCTGGAGCGGCCGTAGCGGGCGCTGCCGCCCTTGCCGGGCAGGGTGCTGCCGCCGCCACCGAAGCGGCGCGGGCCGCTTATGCCGACCCCGAGACACCGGGCCTGCCGCAGATCGACATGGAGATCGACCTGAAGCGGACGGCGCTGGTGGTGACCGACCCGCAGGTCGACTTCCTGTCGGAGGAGGGCGTGACCTGGGGGGTGGTCGGCGAGAGCGTGACCGAGCAGGGCACGGTCGACAATATCGAGCGGCTGTTCATCGCCGCCAAGGCCGCCGGAATGCCGGTGTTCATCTCGCCCCACTATTATTATCCGCACGACTACAAGTGGCAGTTCGAGGGCACGCTGGAGGCGACCATGCACGGGATCGGCATGTTCGACCGGCCCGGACCGCTGGACCTGACCGGGTTCCACGGGTCGGGCGCCGACTGGATGCCGCAATACAAGCCGTACATCGAGGATGGCGAGACGGTCATCTGTTCGCCCCACAAGGTCTACAGCCCGGCGCAGAACGACCTGAACCTGCAGCTTCGCAAGCGGGGGGTCGACAAGGTCATCCTGGCTGGCATGTCGGCGAACCTGTGCACGCAGGCGCATCTTTACGAGCTGTTGGAGCTGGGCTTCGAGGTGGCCGTGGTGCGCGACGCGACCGCCGGGGCCAAGGTGCCCGAGGGCGATGGTTACCTCGCCGCCATCATCAACTTTCGCATGGTCGCCAATGGCGTCTGGTGGACGGACGATGCCGTTACCCGGATCGGCCGGGCGGTCTGA
- a CDS encoding nuclear transport factor 2 family protein translates to MARPPLPPFTRETAAEKVRLAEDAWNSRAPELVALAYTPDSQWRNRAEMFEGRPAIVRFLSRKWAREHEYRLIKELWSFSDARIAVRFAYEWRDEGGRWFRSYGNENWDFAGDGLMRRRIASINDQPISEAERLMRWLQGRRPDDHPGLSELGL, encoded by the coding sequence ATGGCACGTCCCCCGCTTCCCCCCTTCACCCGCGAGACGGCCGCCGAGAAAGTGCGTTTGGCCGAGGATGCCTGGAACAGCCGGGCGCCGGAGTTAGTGGCGCTGGCCTATACGCCCGACAGCCAATGGCGGAACCGGGCCGAGATGTTCGAGGGGCGCCCGGCGATCGTGCGGTTCCTGAGCCGGAAATGGGCGCGGGAGCACGAGTATCGGTTGATCAAGGAGCTGTGGAGTTTCAGCGACGCCCGGATTGCCGTGCGCTTTGCCTATGAATGGCGCGACGAGGGCGGGCGGTGGTTTCGTTCCTACGGGAACGAAAACTGGGATTTCGCCGGCGACGGTCTGATGCGGCGGCGGATCGCGTCGATCAACGACCAGCCGATTTCTGAGGCCGAGCGCCTGATGCGCTGGCTGCAGGGACGGCGACCGGATGATCATCCGGGGCTGAGCGAACTGGGACTCTGA